The following coding sequences are from one Paenibacillus sp. JDR-2 window:
- a CDS encoding response regulator transcription factor encodes MYKVLVIEDDVMMRDMLSMYLSEEGYSVRQAGTGEEGLRIVQEFAPDVVLLDLMLPDMDGMGVCASIRERSHVPIMILSMKSEVSERVQALKAGADDYMCKPFSMHEMTARVEALIRRSQFSATEAEAASASEAEEADLAPIQLDSERRMLLVRGKLIETTFSEFEMMKLFLSHPGKVFSREELINTIRGFDSFVTDRAIDVHIVNLRKKIEQNPKEPRLIRTVWGFGYKYTTDHSQEHD; translated from the coding sequence GTGTATAAAGTTTTAGTAATTGAAGATGACGTCATGATGAGGGATATGCTGTCGATGTACTTGTCAGAAGAAGGGTATTCGGTTAGGCAAGCAGGAACGGGTGAAGAAGGCTTGCGGATCGTTCAGGAATTTGCGCCTGATGTTGTCTTGCTTGACCTGATGCTGCCTGATATGGATGGTATGGGGGTTTGCGCCTCTATTCGTGAACGATCGCATGTACCTATTATGATTTTGTCGATGAAAAGCGAAGTCTCCGAACGCGTTCAGGCCTTGAAGGCCGGCGCGGATGATTATATGTGCAAGCCCTTCAGCATGCATGAAATGACGGCGAGAGTGGAAGCCTTGATCCGTCGTTCCCAGTTTAGTGCGACGGAAGCAGAGGCGGCTAGCGCGTCGGAAGCAGAAGAAGCGGATCTTGCGCCGATTCAGCTGGACTCCGAACGCAGAATGCTTCTTGTCAGAGGCAAGCTGATTGAGACAACCTTTTCTGAATTCGAGATGATGAAACTCTTCTTATCCCATCCGGGCAAGGTATTCAGCAGGGAGGAACTGATCAATACGATTAGAGGGTTCGATTCTTTTGTAACGGACAGAGCTATTGATGTACATATTGTTAACCTGCGCAAAAAAATCGAGCAAAACCCGAAAGAACCCCGTTTAATCCGTACGGTATGGGGCTTTGGTTACAAATATACGACCGACCACAGTCAGGAACATGATTAA
- a CDS encoding putative bifunctional diguanylate cyclase/phosphodiesterase: protein MHGLASLPERQEAYAQLEVALSRARASGQRLVVALIQIDRFYGVNEAKGLEAGNQVLESIGGRLSQGADTAFVTLISGDTFLMAREIGYSQAECANAVEEMKYAAQYPVSYEGAELNLTSSIGTCLFPQNGRTSERLLGHAETALFKSREQGGNRITFYSEEETAQMNRWLEVGALLRPALYLRQFHLSYQPIFRTEGGRLRGFEALLRWNQPELGAIWPAEFIPIAEQNGLIVPIGEWALREACKMLAGMQEYGLKELVIAVNVSHVQLMDNSFCSMVAHVLEEAGIEPSCLELEVKEDVILHFTEKTLAALSQLRALGVRITLDNFGEGYASLANLKQLPVNSVKISKSFIRQIDVQSVERHIVEAMIGLLHKLEIEVIAGGVEYEEQYKLLKEWNCDFVQGFLLGSPMQPDLLDMSIIRKSPQTA, encoded by the coding sequence GTGCATGGGTTAGCCAGTTTACCTGAACGGCAGGAGGCTTATGCTCAGCTGGAGGTGGCTTTGAGCCGCGCGCGGGCATCAGGACAGCGGCTCGTTGTGGCGTTGATTCAGATCGATCGTTTCTATGGTGTGAATGAGGCTAAGGGCTTAGAGGCAGGCAACCAGGTACTTGAAAGTATCGGAGGACGGTTAAGTCAAGGGGCGGATACGGCCTTTGTTACCTTGATCAGCGGCGATACTTTTTTAATGGCTAGAGAAATCGGATACTCGCAGGCGGAATGTGCCAACGCGGTGGAAGAGATGAAATATGCAGCGCAATACCCGGTTTCCTATGAGGGAGCGGAATTGAATTTGACCTCAAGCATTGGTACCTGCCTGTTCCCTCAGAACGGACGGACAAGCGAGAGACTGCTCGGGCATGCCGAGACAGCGCTCTTCAAATCGCGGGAGCAGGGCGGCAACCGGATTACGTTTTACAGCGAGGAAGAGACGGCCCAGATGAACCGTTGGCTGGAGGTTGGAGCATTGCTGCGTCCGGCCCTTTATTTGCGTCAGTTCCATCTTAGCTATCAGCCGATCTTCCGCACGGAAGGCGGTCGTCTTCGCGGCTTTGAAGCGCTTCTGAGATGGAATCAACCGGAGCTTGGGGCGATTTGGCCGGCGGAATTTATCCCGATTGCCGAGCAGAACGGCTTGATCGTGCCGATAGGCGAGTGGGCGCTGCGCGAGGCCTGCAAGATGCTGGCGGGTATGCAGGAGTATGGCCTGAAGGAGCTTGTTATCGCGGTTAATGTGTCGCATGTCCAGCTGATGGACAACAGCTTCTGCAGCATGGTTGCCCATGTGCTGGAGGAGGCGGGGATCGAGCCTTCTTGTCTGGAACTTGAGGTGAAGGAGGATGTTATTCTTCATTTCACCGAAAAAACATTAGCCGCACTGAGTCAGCTGCGCGCGTTAGGCGTCAGAATTACGCTGGATAACTTCGGAGAGGGCTATGCCTCGCTTGCGAACCTGAAGCAGCTTCCGGTCAACAGCGTAAAAATCAGCAAATCGTTCATCCGCCAGATTGATGTGCAGAGCGTGGAACGCCATATCGTTGAAGCGATGATCGGGCTTCTGCACAAGCTGGAGATTGAGGTTATTGCGGGCGGCGTCGAATACGAGGAGCAGTATAAATTGCTGAAGGAATGGAACTGCGACTTTGTGCAGGGCTTCCTCCTGGGATCTCCGATGCAGCCGGATTTGCTCGACATGTCGATCATCCGGAAGTCGCCGCAAACGGCGTAA
- a CDS encoding serine/threonine protein kinase, producing MGQGIVWGRTYRIEEFLGMGSYGQAYRCTDLRSGETVLLKRAKPSKRDTGRRLLRREADILQQLNHPQMPKRLDWVVHRREEALVMTYVEGVTAEQAALLEERTFTQLEALRIVEALLSPLKHMHEAGYVHRDVRIPNVVMNSKGIYLIDLGLACRIGEKNPDGREESVMPSGFADSWGAVKFRMRQPDRNSDLYGLGHLFLFLMYAGYTPQEGEKERSWEEELTLAPEIRGFVRGLLDSRWQTAAECERVLGKILEHYSSGNNE from the coding sequence CTGGGACAAGGGATAGTCTGGGGCAGGACTTACCGGATCGAGGAATTTCTAGGGATGGGCAGCTATGGTCAGGCTTACCGATGTACGGACTTACGGAGCGGCGAGACCGTTCTTCTGAAACGGGCAAAACCAAGCAAGCGCGATACCGGCCGGAGATTGCTAAGGCGGGAGGCCGATATTCTTCAGCAGCTTAACCATCCGCAGATGCCGAAGCGGTTGGACTGGGTTGTCCACCGCCGGGAAGAAGCGCTTGTTATGACTTATGTAGAAGGCGTTACGGCAGAACAAGCCGCTCTGCTGGAGGAGAGAACCTTCACGCAGCTGGAAGCCCTGCGAATCGTAGAGGCTTTGTTATCGCCTTTGAAGCATATGCACGAAGCAGGTTATGTGCATCGGGATGTACGAATTCCGAATGTTGTGATGAATAGCAAGGGGATTTATCTGATCGATCTAGGCCTAGCCTGCAGGATTGGCGAAAAGAATCCTGACGGGCGGGAAGAGTCAGTCATGCCAAGCGGCTTCGCCGACAGTTGGGGAGCTGTAAAGTTCCGCATGCGCCAGCCGGACCGGAACAGCGATTTATATGGCCTCGGACATCTTTTCCTGTTCCTGATGTATGCCGGATATACGCCCCAGGAAGGCGAGAAGGAACGGAGCTGGGAGGAGGAGCTGACGCTTGCGCCGGAAATCAGGGGCTTTGTTCGGGGATTGCTTGACAGCAGATGGCAGACGGCAGCCGAATGCGAGCGGGTATTAGGTAAGATCCTGGAGCATTATTCCTCGGGAAATAACGAATAA
- a CDS encoding superoxide dismutase family protein: MNKSMMLCSLGFLVASCGFSSAAMASQGHGHHTRSHVMEAKAAFIDTKGNQIGTVVLTEEKDGVHLKLEAKGLTPGVHGIHFHNVGKCEAPSFESAGSHLNPKNKQHGFDNPQGFHDGDLPNITVDKDGTVKADIISKNVTLDTEAPNSLLPAAGTALVIHEKADDYKTDPSGNSGSRIACGVIQH; encoded by the coding sequence ATGAACAAATCAATGATGCTGTGTTCGCTTGGCTTCCTCGTCGCAAGCTGCGGGTTTTCCAGTGCAGCAATGGCAAGCCAAGGACATGGCCACCACACTCGCAGTCATGTGATGGAAGCAAAAGCGGCTTTTATCGATACGAAAGGCAATCAGATCGGGACTGTCGTATTGACGGAGGAAAAAGACGGCGTGCATCTGAAGCTGGAGGCCAAAGGCCTTACTCCAGGCGTTCACGGCATTCACTTCCATAATGTCGGCAAATGCGAGGCACCGTCCTTCGAATCCGCTGGCTCCCACCTGAATCCGAAGAACAAACAGCATGGCTTTGATAATCCGCAGGGCTTCCATGACGGCGATCTGCCGAATATTACGGTAGACAAAGACGGCACTGTGAAGGCAGACATTATTTCGAAAAATGTAACGCTCGATACAGAGGCGCCAAACTCGCTGCTTCCAGCGGCCGGCACCGCGCTTGTTATTCATGAAAAAGCGGATGACTATAAGACTGACCCATCAGGCAATTCTGGCAGCCGCATAGCCTGCGGCGTAATCCAGCACTAA
- a CDS encoding phage holin family protein, with protein MSWESITSLIDPRLVIVVAACWVIGYMLKQTPIVPDWTIVYAVTAVAILCACLILGFHVESVLQGILCGAFSVYGSQLVKQTFIKRGK; from the coding sequence ATGTCGTGGGAGAGTATTACGAGTCTCATCGATCCCCGGTTAGTGATTGTTGTGGCAGCCTGCTGGGTAATCGGTTATATGCTGAAGCAGACACCGATTGTGCCTGATTGGACCATTGTGTATGCGGTTACGGCGGTAGCCATCCTCTGTGCCTGTCTCATCTTAGGCTTTCATGTGGAAAGCGTACTGCAGGGGATTTTATGCGGAGCCTTTTCCGTGTACGGAAGCCAGCTGGTAAAGCAGACGTTTATAAAAAGAGGAAAGTGA
- a CDS encoding NUDIX hydrolase, translated as MAEERFDIYDEQLNPLGTASRSETHALGYWHRSFHCWLTRREENRRFVRFQLRQAGKDTYPGYYDITAAGHLSAGETMQDAVREIEEELGVAARFEELIPLGEARKEMSGEVKGVPFIDREVSDVFALVCSLPLGDLKLQAEEVAAVFEADVELMIRLFEEELPELICEGVASTADGGLSKATRAVRAAEFVPREPSYYASIMRALRDCT; from the coding sequence ATGGCAGAAGAACGGTTCGATATTTATGACGAACAGCTTAACCCGCTTGGCACCGCAAGCCGTAGCGAGACCCATGCGCTAGGCTATTGGCACAGGTCCTTTCACTGCTGGCTGACGCGCCGCGAGGAGAACCGCCGCTTCGTGCGGTTCCAGCTGCGCCAAGCCGGGAAGGATACCTATCCCGGCTATTACGATATTACGGCCGCCGGTCACCTCTCGGCCGGCGAGACCATGCAGGATGCGGTCCGCGAGATCGAAGAGGAGCTTGGCGTTGCTGCCCGCTTCGAAGAGCTGATTCCTCTTGGCGAAGCACGCAAGGAAATGTCCGGCGAAGTAAAAGGCGTGCCTTTTATCGACCGCGAAGTCAGCGACGTTTTCGCGCTTGTATGCTCATTGCCGTTAGGCGATTTAAAGCTGCAAGCTGAAGAAGTGGCGGCTGTATTCGAGGCCGACGTCGAGCTGATGATCCGGCTTTTCGAGGAGGAATTGCCGGAGCTGATTTGCGAGGGCGTTGCGTCAACGGCTGATGGTGGCCTATCCAAGGCGACGCGAGCCGTCCGAGCTGCTGAATTCGTACCTCGGGAACCGAGCTACTACGCGTCGATAATGAGGGCTTTGCGCGATTGTACGTAA
- the mscL gene encoding large conductance mechanosensitive channel protein MscL has protein sequence MRKIIQEFKEFAIKGNVIDLAVGVIIGGAFGKIVTSLVNDIIMPPIGRMLGGADFKDLFINLGSDKPLPAGVTTHDIHTLTDATKYGVAVIAYGQFINVLLDFFIVAVCIFLLVKGINILRRMKPEEVAAPAEPTEKECPYCLSQIPIKATRCKHCTSVLEEGTATSS, from the coding sequence ATGAGAAAAATCATTCAGGAGTTCAAGGAATTCGCCATTAAAGGGAATGTAATCGATCTTGCAGTCGGTGTTATTATCGGCGGTGCCTTCGGCAAAATCGTTACCTCTCTCGTCAACGATATCATCATGCCTCCCATCGGGCGTATGCTCGGCGGCGCGGATTTCAAGGACTTATTCATTAACTTGGGTTCGGACAAGCCTTTGCCGGCAGGCGTTACGACGCACGACATCCACACCCTTACCGATGCGACCAAATACGGCGTAGCCGTTATCGCGTACGGCCAGTTTATTAACGTATTGCTGGACTTCTTCATCGTTGCCGTATGTATTTTCCTGCTGGTTAAAGGGATTAATATTTTACGTCGCATGAAACCCGAAGAAGTCGCTGCGCCTGCGGAGCCGACGGAAAAAGAATGCCCGTACTGCTTGTCCCAAATTCCGATTAAAGCTACTCGCTGCAAGCATTGTACTTCCGTACTGGAAGAAGGAACGGCAACAAGCAGCTAG
- a CDS encoding sporulation protein: MFNRLLASIGIGSAKIDTLLEKSQYVPGEEVRGVVNIRGGNAPQNIDTIQMSVMTEYIRESNDNRFRQHGEIGRYDVSTPFTLEAGETKEVPFSFRLPYQTPLTIGRAPVWVKTELEVRGGVDPGDNDRIDVLPTSAINTVFHALDLLGFRLRQAECEYSPRHGGEMPFVQEFEFVPTGQFRGQLDELEVMFYSSDRELELLLQVDRRARGLGGLFAEALDLDETFVRCRFTEEQLQAGPAVIARQLSELIARTI; the protein is encoded by the coding sequence ATGTTTAATCGTTTATTGGCCAGTATTGGAATTGGTTCCGCCAAAATCGATACGCTTCTTGAAAAGTCACAATACGTGCCTGGCGAAGAGGTCCGGGGTGTAGTCAATATTCGAGGGGGAAACGCTCCGCAAAACATAGATACCATTCAAATGTCAGTCATGACCGAATACATCCGCGAAAGCAACGACAATAGATTCAGACAGCACGGGGAAATCGGGCGCTATGATGTGAGTACGCCTTTTACCCTGGAGGCTGGCGAGACCAAGGAAGTGCCTTTCAGCTTCCGCTTGCCGTATCAAACGCCGCTTACGATTGGCAGAGCACCCGTATGGGTAAAAACCGAGCTGGAGGTGCGCGGCGGCGTTGATCCGGGGGATAACGACCGGATCGATGTTCTGCCTACCAGCGCCATTAACACGGTGTTTCATGCTCTGGATCTTCTTGGTTTCCGGCTGCGTCAGGCGGAATGCGAATATTCCCCGCGGCATGGCGGCGAAATGCCGTTTGTGCAGGAGTTTGAATTTGTGCCAACCGGCCAGTTCCGAGGTCAGCTCGATGAGCTGGAGGTTATGTTCTATTCTTCCGATCGCGAGCTGGAGCTGCTGCTTCAGGTTGACCGAAGAGCGCGGGGGCTAGGCGGTTTGTTTGCGGAGGCGCTTGACCTGGATGAGACGTTTGTACGCTGCAGATTTACCGAAGAGCAGCTGCAGGCAGGACCGGCGGTTATTGCCCGTCAGCTGTCTGA